The nucleotide window TTTCAAGCATTTTTCTGGAATTTCCACTCATCATGCGGAATCGTTCCTCAGTAGTGAGTGAAAGTTGGAAGTCGAGTTCGAACAGGAACTCTTTCCGTGGATCGTGGATGTCGAGTTTTAGGATCATTGTTTACCAGGTTTTCTTGAGGCAGAAAACCTTTCCTGAGGAGGCAGGGATATCGTGATTGGAGAGCGTGTTGCCTGAGACGTCGGCAGCGAAATTGTAGATCCGTTCATACCATTTGCCGTTGTTCGGGAAAGGTATGTCCACATACTGGGTGTCATTGCTGAAATTGAGCACAACCACCACTATGTCGCCGTTCGTGTCCCAGCGCTTGAAGATTGTGACTTTCTTGTCGCTGTAATTGCGCATCAGTTCGTAATTGTTGTATCTGAGGGCTGGATGGTCCTTCCTGAGTTTGATCATGACTGCATACATCCAGCAGAGGCTTTTGCCTGTGTCTGAATTCAGTTTGTCCCAGTGGATCTTGTTCGGGTCGATCGTCTTGCGGGTGTCTTCGCCCCATTCCTGGCCCTGATAGAGCATGGGGATGCCGGCTGCGGTGAAAATGGCGATCGCAGCCAGCCTGGATTTCTGGACTGCCAGGTTGTAGTCGATACTGGAATTGGTCAGAGCTTCGTAAATCACCCGTTCTTCGTCGTGGGATTCAGTGTAATTTATGCACTGGGCATTGTCGGAAAAACCGTCTGCAGCGAAATTAAGGGCTTTCTGGGTTTTGTCCAGGTCGCCCCAGTAATTGCTGCCTGAATATGTGCCTTCGCGCAGATTGGCCTTCATCTGGTCGTGGAACGTATCATGCCATTCTGAATTTATATTCGTGGTCTGGACCAGGTGCGGGTCCTGCGGAAGGTGTTCGGCGATCTGATAGACATTGTTCTTGAACTGCCTGGCTGCCCAGGAAAAATAGCTGACTCCATTGTATCCGTCGTAGCCGATTCCGATCGTGTAGTCATAACGGAAACCGTCGATGTGGTATTCCTTCATCCAGAATTCCACCACATCTTTGGTGAAACGCTTGGTGCAGTCAGCCCAGTGGTTGAGGTCCGGGAATCCCCAGGGGTTTCCGTCAGTGGACATGTATGGATTCTTATTGTAATTGTAGAGCTGGTTGAGCGGTGACTCGTGGTGGACATGGTTGAACACCACGTCCAGAATCACTGCGATGCCGTTCTGATGGGACTGATCGATGAGAGATTTCAGGTCTTCGGGGTTGCCGTAAGCGGTTTCAGGGGCAAAAAAGAAACAGGGATTGTAACCCCAGCTGATGTCGCCGGGAAATTCCATGATCGGCATCAGTTCGATGGCATTGATGCCGAGGGATTTCAGATAGGGGAGCTTTGCAGCCATGCCGCGGTATGTGCCTGACTGGCTGAAGTCACCGATATGGGTTTCGTAAATGATCAGGTCATTCATGGCAGGGGCGTCGTAGAAAGAGTCACCCCAGCTGTATCCGAATCCACCCACCTTGAGCACTGAATTCGCTCCGGTACTGTTCCAGTCCACTTCCCGGGCATATGGATCGCCAATGTAAAGAGTGCCGTCAACAAGGTATTTGTAACGGTATTCTCCGGAATCCATTTTTATCGAGCACGACCAGATGCCGTCTCCGTCTATGGAGCAGGGATTGGCTGTCTTGTTCCAGCTGTTGAAATCTCCCACAACGCTGACCGAGGTTTTTCCGGGTGCGAACAATGCAAAGGCAACAGTGCCGTCTGATGCGGCGCAGGCACCCAGTTTTTTCTGGGAATTGAGTATGCCAGCCGACAGGTTGACTGAGAGGAACAGTATTATGAAAATCGAAAATGATTTGAGATGCATAATTCTCCCCCTCCCCCCTCTGATTATATTATATACAAAAGATGGGGTTTGGCAAGTGAAAAGGGGCGTGGTACAATTCGTTCGATGGGAAATATCTATACAGGATTGAATCATACAGCAGCCGCATTTCAGATCAGCCGCGATCTCCGGGATTGTCAGTCCCTGATCCTGGTACCTGACAGGGATATTACGCGGATGTCATCTGAACTGTCTTTTTTTTCAGGCCGCGAGATTCTTGAATTTCCACATTTCCAGAATCTGGCTGAAGAGGATCTTTCTTATCTGGAAAACAACTACCGCCGCCTGTTCTCCCTGAGCAGGCTTTTCCTGGAAAAAGGCAGGAACTTCGTGGTGGTAGGGAGCCTCAAGTCCCTGCTGCGGCGTGTTGTTCCTCAGCACGTGCTTGGCAATTACCTCTTTTCCTTCAAAAAAGGGCAGAGAATTTCAAGGGAGAAAATACTGGAACTTCTCCCGATCATGGGCTATACAAGAAGGGAAAAGGTGGAGGAACCGGGAGAATTCGCGGTCCGCGGCGAGATCCTGGATTTCTATCCGCCGTTCCTCTCCCCTTTGAGGATCGACCTGTTCGACGACGAGATTGAAAAAATCATCCTGTTTGATCCGGCAACACAGCTTTCCCGTTCCGAAGTGACCCAGGCCTTGGTGTTTCCTTTGAGCGAAGCTTTAGGGTCAAGGGAAAAAATCAGCCGGATTCTTGAAAACCCGGAGGCCAGGGAGGATCAGAGCCTGTATTTGACTCAGAATTACGATCTGCTGTTTTCACCGGCAGATTTTTTTTCATTTTTCAAGCCTGAACAGCTGTTCGTGCTTGAACCTGATGAACAGAAATCCCTTGTCTCAGAGTGGTGCGAGGAAAACAGGAAAAAACAATATTTTTCCAGGCAGTTCTTCCTGCCTGAACAGACGCTGAGGAAACTGTCTGAAATAGAGGACAGCACCAGGCTCGCCACACTGGGAATCGAGGGATCTTTTCAGACAAGTGCTCAATATCAGTCCGGGACCAACTACCGGGGCAAGCTGGACTTTCTGGCCAAAGACATCAGGTCGCTGCTCCGCCGGGGCTTCTGCCTGACTGTCACAGCCCGCACCAGGAATCAGAAGCTCAGGATCCATGATCTGCTGTCACAACAGAAAATCGCGGTCAGGGAAGTGGAAAACATCAACGAGGTCAAGGGGAATTTCAGTCATCTCCTGATCGGAGAGCTGGACGAAGGTTTTAGCTGCGAAGAGGCAAAATTCGCCCTGATCACAGAAAGTGAAATTTTCGGAGCCAGGCTGGAAAAATTCTATTCCCCGGATAAAGTGGATTACTCACCGATTTCACATTTCAGCGAAATCAAGGAAGGGGATCTGGTTGTCCACATCAACCATGGAATAGGCAGATACCACGGTGCGACATTGATGGACGTCGGAGGCGAGAAGAAAGATATGCTGATCATAGAGTACGCAGGCAATGACAAACTCTATATTCCCGTTGAAAACATCCTCTCGATTCAGAGATATATAGGCAGTACCCTGGTAACTTTAGACAAACTTGGAGGCGCGAGGTTTTCCAAGGCAAGGAAAAAAGCCCAGGAGGCAGCCGACAAGTTTGCCAAGGAGCTGATCCGTCTGTATGCATTGAGATCCACAAAAAAAGGCTACGCATTTTCTTCAGATACCATGGAACAGGAGCAGATGGAAGCAGAGTTTCCCTATCCTGAAACCGATGATCAGCTCAGGTCGATTACAGAAGTCAAACTGGACATGGAAAATGGTAAGCCCATGGACCGCCTGATCTGCGGTGACGTTGGTTTCGGCAAGACCGAGGTGGCCCTGCGTGCTGCATTCAAGGCTGCAATCGAGGGAAAGCAGGTGGCCCTGCTCGCTCCAACCACAATCCTCTGCCTCCAGCATTTCCGGGTGTTTTCAGAACGTCTGGCCAAGTATCCGCTCAAGCTTGGAATATTAAGCCGTCTGACTGACAGAAAGGTCGCCGCAGAAATTCTCACTGGCCTGGCAGAAGGGAAAGTCGATCTGGTGATTGGAACGCACAAACTTCTGCAGAAAGATGTGCAATTTTCCGATCTCGGTCTGCTGATCATAGATGAGGAACAGCGTTTCGGGGTCAAACACAAGGAAATGCTCAAAAAATTCAGGGAAACGGTCGACACTCTTACGCTGACTGCAACTCCGATTCCAAGAACTCTCAATATGTCCCTGTCCGGATTGCTGGACATCAGCATGATCACCACTCCTCCTCCGAATCGCAAGTCCGTCAACACCTATCTGCAGAAGAAGAATCCTGCGGTCATGCGCGAAGCGATCAGGAGGGAACTGGAAAGGAATGGACAGGTGTTTGCGGTGCACAACAAAGTTCAGACTATCTATTCTTTCGCGGAGCAGTTGCAGAGGGAAGTACCTGAAGCCAGGATCAGAGTCGGACACGGCCAGATCCCCAAGGAAGAGCTGGAAAACCTGCTGCTGGACTTCTGGCAGCACAAGTACGATGTGCTGGTCGCTACCACCATCATCGAGTCAGGCATTGATTTTCCCAATGCCAATACATTGATCGTTGACAATGCCCATGAATTTGGCCTTTCTCAGTTGTATCAGCTGAGGGGAAGGATCGGGCGTTCCGACAGGCAGGCTTATGCATATATACTATACGAGGAAGAAAGGCTGACCCCGGAAGCGAGAGACAGACTGAAGGCGATTGCAACACACACCGCACTCGGGTCTGGATTCAAGATTGCCATGCAGGACCTGGAAATCCGCGGGGCAGGAAACCTGCTGGGAAGTGAGCAGAGCGGGAACATGGAAGCAGTCGGGCTTGAAATGTACACCACCATGCTGCGCGAAGCAGTCTGTGAGCTGAAGGGAACCAGGCTGGAAAAATTTCCTGAAGTATCGATTAATCTTCATCTGAACGCTTTTATCCCTGACAATTACATCACCGATTCCGAGCAGAAAATCGAAATCTACAAAAAAATCGCCATCTGCCGCAAGCTTACCGAACTGAAGTTGATCAACAGTGAATGCCGCGACCGTTTCGGTGAAATCCCATTCCCGCTCCTGATGCTGTTCAGGGTTGCTGAATACAAATGTTACTGCTATGCCCTGGGTATCAGAGAG belongs to Candidatus Wallbacteria bacterium and includes:
- a CDS encoding alpha-amylase family glycosyl hydrolase, whose translation is MHLKSFSIFIILFLSVNLSAGILNSQKKLGACAASDGTVAFALFAPGKTSVSVVGDFNSWNKTANPCSIDGDGIWSCSIKMDSGEYRYKYLVDGTLYIGDPYAREVDWNSTGANSVLKVGGFGYSWGDSFYDAPAMNDLIIYETHIGDFSQSGTYRGMAAKLPYLKSLGINAIELMPIMEFPGDISWGYNPCFFFAPETAYGNPEDLKSLIDQSHQNGIAVILDVVFNHVHHESPLNQLYNYNKNPYMSTDGNPWGFPDLNHWADCTKRFTKDVVEFWMKEYHIDGFRYDYTIGIGYDGYNGVSYFSWAARQFKNNVYQIAEHLPQDPHLVQTTNINSEWHDTFHDQMKANLREGTYSGSNYWGDLDKTQKALNFAADGFSDNAQCINYTESHDEERVIYEALTNSSIDYNLAVQKSRLAAIAIFTAAGIPMLYQGQEWGEDTRKTIDPNKIHWDKLNSDTGKSLCWMYAVMIKLRKDHPALRYNNYELMRNYSDKKVTIFKRWDTNGDIVVVVLNFSNDTQYVDIPFPNNGKWYERIYNFAADVSGNTLSNHDIPASSGKVFCLKKTW
- the mfd gene encoding transcription-repair coupling factor, which gives rise to MGNIYTGLNHTAAAFQISRDLRDCQSLILVPDRDITRMSSELSFFSGREILEFPHFQNLAEEDLSYLENNYRRLFSLSRLFLEKGRNFVVVGSLKSLLRRVVPQHVLGNYLFSFKKGQRISREKILELLPIMGYTRREKVEEPGEFAVRGEILDFYPPFLSPLRIDLFDDEIEKIILFDPATQLSRSEVTQALVFPLSEALGSREKISRILENPEAREDQSLYLTQNYDLLFSPADFFSFFKPEQLFVLEPDEQKSLVSEWCEENRKKQYFSRQFFLPEQTLRKLSEIEDSTRLATLGIEGSFQTSAQYQSGTNYRGKLDFLAKDIRSLLRRGFCLTVTARTRNQKLRIHDLLSQQKIAVREVENINEVKGNFSHLLIGELDEGFSCEEAKFALITESEIFGARLEKFYSPDKVDYSPISHFSEIKEGDLVVHINHGIGRYHGATLMDVGGEKKDMLIIEYAGNDKLYIPVENILSIQRYIGSTLVTLDKLGGARFSKARKKAQEAADKFAKELIRLYALRSTKKGYAFSSDTMEQEQMEAEFPYPETDDQLRSITEVKLDMENGKPMDRLICGDVGFGKTEVALRAAFKAAIEGKQVALLAPTTILCLQHFRVFSERLAKYPLKLGILSRLTDRKVAAEILTGLAEGKVDLVIGTHKLLQKDVQFSDLGLLIIDEEQRFGVKHKEMLKKFRETVDTLTLTATPIPRTLNMSLSGLLDISMITTPPPNRKSVNTYLQKKNPAVMREAIRRELERNGQVFAVHNKVQTIYSFAEQLQREVPEARIRVGHGQIPKEELENLLLDFWQHKYDVLVATTIIESGIDFPNANTLIVDNAHEFGLSQLYQLRGRIGRSDRQAYAYILYEEERLTPEARDRLKAIATHTALGSGFKIAMQDLEIRGAGNLLGSEQSGNMEAVGLEMYTTMLREAVCELKGTRLEKFPEVSINLHLNAFIPDNYITDSEQKIEIYKKIAICRKLTELKLINSECRDRFGEIPFPLLMLFRVAEYKCYCYALGIREIMVDGDVLRFNFLPDARINLENLKQYLSESPEARFLPGANPALSVKKKGKEKKEILDLVSQILELLS